Proteins from one Mycteria americana isolate JAX WOST 10 ecotype Jacksonville Zoo and Gardens chromosome 1, USCA_MyAme_1.0, whole genome shotgun sequence genomic window:
- the CD47 gene encoding leukocyte surface antigen CD47 isoform X3, whose product MWLLAAWVLLSAVGAGSAQLTFSMTDVVEKSDCNKTVILPCCVTNLKENNTKVMFVTWKKQGQIIFSFDGARRQFFRHPAVKSANFVSEKDLPRGMASIMLNSAEADVGNYSCEVTESNREGEVKVELRSYSGSWFLLVERAIIIALLLLVIILCLAQISVVALKYEIVPQKKMGIIVAGIIFTVAAVVGTVLFVQDGYTAQNQAGLGLIVVPAVILVPLQYFMFGIVFNSLPQATFVLIGLQILGYIIAVVGFPLCVSACPPVHGSVVIAGLAILAIANLLSLTYVFIMGSRMKEHPRPGKAVEEPLNELQSDVMREKYTVVDTPWP is encoded by the exons gTTCTGCCCAGTTGACATTTAGCATGACAGATGTTGTTGAAAAATCTGACTGTAATAAAACTGTGATTTTACCTTGCTGTGTGACTAATCTAAAGGAGAACAATACAAAGGTCATGTTTGTTACGTGGAAAAAACaaggacaaataattttttcttttgatggaGCAAGACGGCAGTTTTTCAGACATCCAGCGGTTAAATCAGCTAACTTTGTATCTGAGAAGGATTTACCCAGGGGTATGGCCTCTATAATGCTTAACAGTGCAGAAGCAGATGTTGGAAATTACAGTTGTGAAGTAACAGAATCAAACAGAGAAGGAGAAGTAAAAGTTGAACTTAGAAGCTACTCAG GATCATGGTTTCTTCTAGTGGAAAGGGCTATCATCATAGCGTTGCTGCTGTTAgttattattttgtgtttggcTCAGATAAGTGTTGTTG cATTAAAATACGAAATTGTACCTCAGAAGAAAATGGGCATTATTGTAGCAGGCATCATCTTCACAGTTGCTGCTGTTGTAGGCACTGTTCTTTTTGTCCAAG ATGGCTATACTGCACAGAATCAAGCTGGTCTTGGCCTAATTGTAGTCCCTGCTGTGATTTTGGTACCGCTTCAATACTTTATGTTTGGAATTG TTTTCAATAGTCTACCACAAGCAACATTTGTGCTGATAGGTTTGCAAATTCTTGGTTATATAATTGCTGTGGTTGGTTTTCCACTGTGTGTCTCAG CCTGTCCTCCGGTACATGGGTCTGTTGTGATTGCTGGCTTAGCTATTCTGGCTATTGCAAATTTGCTTAGTCTGACTTACGTGTTTATTATGG gTTCCAGAATGAAAGAGCATCCTCGTCCAGGG aaagctgtaGAAGAACCACTAAATG aaCTGCAGAGCGATGTGATGCGTGAAAAGTACACCGTTGTTGATACACCGTGGCCTTGA
- the CD47 gene encoding leukocyte surface antigen CD47 isoform X1, with translation MWLLAAWVLLSAVGAGSAQLTFSMTDVVEKSDCNKTVILPCCVTNLKENNTKVMFVTWKKQGQIIFSFDGARRQFFRHPAVKSANFVSEKDLPRGMASIMLNSAEADVGNYSCEVTESNREGEVKVELRSYSVASCGEESTPTPMEKCGSWFLLVERAIIIALLLLVIILCLAQISVVALKYEIVPQKKMGIIVAGIIFTVAAVVGTVLFVQDGYTAQNQAGLGLIVVPAVILVPLQYFMFGIVFNSLPQATFVLIGLQILGYIIAVVGFPLCVSACPPVHGSVVIAGLAILAIANLLSLTYVFIMGSRMKEHPRPGKAVEEPLNELQSDVMREKYTVVDTPWP, from the exons gTTCTGCCCAGTTGACATTTAGCATGACAGATGTTGTTGAAAAATCTGACTGTAATAAAACTGTGATTTTACCTTGCTGTGTGACTAATCTAAAGGAGAACAATACAAAGGTCATGTTTGTTACGTGGAAAAAACaaggacaaataattttttcttttgatggaGCAAGACGGCAGTTTTTCAGACATCCAGCGGTTAAATCAGCTAACTTTGTATCTGAGAAGGATTTACCCAGGGGTATGGCCTCTATAATGCTTAACAGTGCAGAAGCAGATGTTGGAAATTACAGTTGTGAAGTAACAGAATCAAACAGAGAAGGAGAAGTAAAAGTTGAACTTAGAAGCTACTCAG TTGCCAGCTGTGGCGAGGAAAGTACCCCAACACCAATGGAAAAATGTG GATCATGGTTTCTTCTAGTGGAAAGGGCTATCATCATAGCGTTGCTGCTGTTAgttattattttgtgtttggcTCAGATAAGTGTTGTTG cATTAAAATACGAAATTGTACCTCAGAAGAAAATGGGCATTATTGTAGCAGGCATCATCTTCACAGTTGCTGCTGTTGTAGGCACTGTTCTTTTTGTCCAAG ATGGCTATACTGCACAGAATCAAGCTGGTCTTGGCCTAATTGTAGTCCCTGCTGTGATTTTGGTACCGCTTCAATACTTTATGTTTGGAATTG TTTTCAATAGTCTACCACAAGCAACATTTGTGCTGATAGGTTTGCAAATTCTTGGTTATATAATTGCTGTGGTTGGTTTTCCACTGTGTGTCTCAG CCTGTCCTCCGGTACATGGGTCTGTTGTGATTGCTGGCTTAGCTATTCTGGCTATTGCAAATTTGCTTAGTCTGACTTACGTGTTTATTATGG gTTCCAGAATGAAAGAGCATCCTCGTCCAGGG aaagctgtaGAAGAACCACTAAATG aaCTGCAGAGCGATGTGATGCGTGAAAAGTACACCGTTGTTGATACACCGTGGCCTTGA
- the CD47 gene encoding leukocyte surface antigen CD47 isoform X2, with amino-acid sequence MWLLAAWVLLSAVGAGSAQLTFSMTDVVEKSDCNKTVILPCCVTNLKENNTKVMFVTWKKQGQIIFSFDGARRQFFRHPAVKSANFVSEKDLPRGMASIMLNSAEADVGNYSCEVTESNREGEVKVELRSYSVASCGEESTPTPMEKCGSWFLLVERAIIIALLLLVIILCLAQISVVALKYEIVPQKKMGIIVAGIIFTVAAVVGTVLFVQDGYTAQNQAGLGLIVVPAVILVPLQYFMFGIVFNSLPQATFVLIGLQILGYIIAVVGFPLCVSACPPVHGSVVIAGLAILAIANLLSLTYVFIMGSRMKEHPRPGKAVEEPLNDAKGVMLE; translated from the exons gTTCTGCCCAGTTGACATTTAGCATGACAGATGTTGTTGAAAAATCTGACTGTAATAAAACTGTGATTTTACCTTGCTGTGTGACTAATCTAAAGGAGAACAATACAAAGGTCATGTTTGTTACGTGGAAAAAACaaggacaaataattttttcttttgatggaGCAAGACGGCAGTTTTTCAGACATCCAGCGGTTAAATCAGCTAACTTTGTATCTGAGAAGGATTTACCCAGGGGTATGGCCTCTATAATGCTTAACAGTGCAGAAGCAGATGTTGGAAATTACAGTTGTGAAGTAACAGAATCAAACAGAGAAGGAGAAGTAAAAGTTGAACTTAGAAGCTACTCAG TTGCCAGCTGTGGCGAGGAAAGTACCCCAACACCAATGGAAAAATGTG GATCATGGTTTCTTCTAGTGGAAAGGGCTATCATCATAGCGTTGCTGCTGTTAgttattattttgtgtttggcTCAGATAAGTGTTGTTG cATTAAAATACGAAATTGTACCTCAGAAGAAAATGGGCATTATTGTAGCAGGCATCATCTTCACAGTTGCTGCTGTTGTAGGCACTGTTCTTTTTGTCCAAG ATGGCTATACTGCACAGAATCAAGCTGGTCTTGGCCTAATTGTAGTCCCTGCTGTGATTTTGGTACCGCTTCAATACTTTATGTTTGGAATTG TTTTCAATAGTCTACCACAAGCAACATTTGTGCTGATAGGTTTGCAAATTCTTGGTTATATAATTGCTGTGGTTGGTTTTCCACTGTGTGTCTCAG CCTGTCCTCCGGTACATGGGTCTGTTGTGATTGCTGGCTTAGCTATTCTGGCTATTGCAAATTTGCTTAGTCTGACTTACGTGTTTATTATGG gTTCCAGAATGAAAGAGCATCCTCGTCCAGGG aaagctgtaGAAGAACCACTAAATG ATGCAAAAGGAGTGATGTTAGAATGA
- the CD47 gene encoding leukocyte surface antigen CD47 isoform X4 produces MWLLAAWVLLSAVGAGSAQLTFSMTDVVEKSDCNKTVILPCCVTNLKENNTKVMFVTWKKQGQIIFSFDGARRQFFRHPAVKSANFVSEKDLPRGMASIMLNSAEADVGNYSCEVTESNREGEVKVELRSYSVASCGEESTPTPMEKCGSWFLLVERAIIIALLLLVIILCLAQISVVALKYEIVPQKKMGIIVAGIIFTVAAVVGTVLFVQDGYTAQNQAGLGLIVVPAVILVPLQYFMFGIVFNSLPQATFVLIGLQILGYIIAVVGFPLCVSACPPVHGSVVIAGLAILAIANLLSLTYVFIMGSRMKEHPRPGNCRAM; encoded by the exons gTTCTGCCCAGTTGACATTTAGCATGACAGATGTTGTTGAAAAATCTGACTGTAATAAAACTGTGATTTTACCTTGCTGTGTGACTAATCTAAAGGAGAACAATACAAAGGTCATGTTTGTTACGTGGAAAAAACaaggacaaataattttttcttttgatggaGCAAGACGGCAGTTTTTCAGACATCCAGCGGTTAAATCAGCTAACTTTGTATCTGAGAAGGATTTACCCAGGGGTATGGCCTCTATAATGCTTAACAGTGCAGAAGCAGATGTTGGAAATTACAGTTGTGAAGTAACAGAATCAAACAGAGAAGGAGAAGTAAAAGTTGAACTTAGAAGCTACTCAG TTGCCAGCTGTGGCGAGGAAAGTACCCCAACACCAATGGAAAAATGTG GATCATGGTTTCTTCTAGTGGAAAGGGCTATCATCATAGCGTTGCTGCTGTTAgttattattttgtgtttggcTCAGATAAGTGTTGTTG cATTAAAATACGAAATTGTACCTCAGAAGAAAATGGGCATTATTGTAGCAGGCATCATCTTCACAGTTGCTGCTGTTGTAGGCACTGTTCTTTTTGTCCAAG ATGGCTATACTGCACAGAATCAAGCTGGTCTTGGCCTAATTGTAGTCCCTGCTGTGATTTTGGTACCGCTTCAATACTTTATGTTTGGAATTG TTTTCAATAGTCTACCACAAGCAACATTTGTGCTGATAGGTTTGCAAATTCTTGGTTATATAATTGCTGTGGTTGGTTTTCCACTGTGTGTCTCAG CCTGTCCTCCGGTACATGGGTCTGTTGTGATTGCTGGCTTAGCTATTCTGGCTATTGCAAATTTGCTTAGTCTGACTTACGTGTTTATTATGG gTTCCAGAATGAAAGAGCATCCTCGTCCAGGG aaCTGCAGAGCGATGTGA